AGTGCCTTGCTGCTTCCATAGAGCCGTCCCCAGACGCGCCGTTCCCCTGGACGCTTAGGGACTTCCGCGGTAAAAAGGTTCTTACGCGCGAACCGGTCCATGATCAGTTATTCGGAAACGCACTGGAGCTCAGCATTGATCTCTATCTCAATGTCGCGCAACGCTTTCAACGGATCTTGGGCTTGAGTAATCGGCCGTCCGATAACAAGGTAGTCGGAGCCATATCGAAGCGCGTCCCCAGGCGTCGCGAATCGCCTTTGATCATTCAAATCGGTGCCGGCCGGCCGAATACCTGGGGTTACCAGGCAAAAGTTGCGTCCGATGCGGCGTCTGAGCTCGGTTAGGTCGTGCGGCGAGCAAACGACACCGTCCATTCCGGCATCATTTGCAAGCTCTGCCAGCCGTATGGTCTCCTGGGCAGCATTACTCTTGATCCCGATATCCATAAGCGCGGCGTCGGATAAACTCGTCAGCACCGTGACTGCAACAAGCAACGGATGATGGCGGTGCCGATCGATCGATTCACGTGCCGCCGCCATCATCTCCACTCCACCCATTGCGTGGACATTGACCATCCACACGCCGAGATCAGCAGCTACCACGCACGCCCCGGCTGTAGTAGATGGAATATCGTGGAATTTGAGATCTAAAAACACATCAAACCCCATCTTGATACAT
This window of the Gammaproteobacteria bacterium genome carries:
- the pyrF gene encoding orotidine-5'-phosphate decarboxylase encodes the protein MNDSRIIVALDCRNPVQALKLAEQLDANRCKVKVGKELFTSSGPMLVEKCIKMGFDVFLDLKFHDIPSTTAGACVVAADLGVWMVNVHAMGGVEMMAAARESIDRHRHHPLLVAVTVLTSLSDAALMDIGIKSNAAQETIRLAELANDAGMDGVVCSPHDLTELRRRIGRNFCLVTPGIRPAGTDLNDQRRFATPGDALRYGSDYLVIGRPITQAQDPLKALRDIEIEINAELQCVSE